A DNA window from Ctenopharyngodon idella isolate HZGC_01 chromosome 10, HZGC01, whole genome shotgun sequence contains the following coding sequences:
- the LOC127520174 gene encoding protocadherin alpha-2-like — translation MFEIVTGSNKKYFDVNLKTGVLFVNERIDREELCVSNQKCSLNIEALAKNPHHLYRVEIKILDINDNAPHFPVKIFTVNISENASPGERFPLPVAEDSDVGSNSLKEYKLSPNEHFSLDTQSEDQSVSAELVLNKALDREKQATIKLVLTGVDGGKPPKSGTVNIIINIMDVNDNNPVFSQPLYKVKLKENVAAGTKVTSVFATDLDEGINREIMYSFVGHGKKKDLFTIIPETGDIVVKGQIDYEENPAIELRVQAKDKGSPPKSTPCKVLIEVMDENDNAPEIIVTPLLESVKEDTKSGTAVALVTVSDKDGGKNGIVHCALKGSFPFKLETSYNNHYSLVVDGPLDRESVSQYNITITAADEGTPPLSSSTVITVHISDVNDNAPHFPAPVINAFLSENGQAGGLVTKVTADDSDTGENAELSYSLLDSSSSSVPITTLMNINSLSGEIFSLQSFNHEETKRFQFEVMATDSGVPPLSSNVTVNAYILDENDNSPVILPPYSDPGSVNTENIPYSAEAGYFVAKIRAVDADSGYNALLSYHMSEPKG, via the coding sequence ATGTTTGAGATTGTGACTGGatcaaataagaaatattttgaCGTAAATCTGAAAACTGGCGTGCTGTTTGTTAATGAAAGGATTGACCGTGAGGAGTTATGTGTGTCGAATCAGAAATGCTCTTTGAATATAGAAGCTCTCGCTAAAAATCCTCATCATCTTTACAGGGTGGAGATTAAGATCTTGGATATAAACGACAATGCGCCACATTTTCCTGTTAAAATATTTACGGTGAATATTAGTGAAAACGCAAGCCCTGGAGAGAGATTTCCTCTCCCTGTAGCCGAGGACTCTGATGTTGGTAGTAATTCTCTGAAAGAGTACAAACTGAGTCCGAATGAACATTTCAGTCTAGATACACAGAGTGAAGACCAGAGTGTGTCTGCAGAGTTAGTTCTGAACAAGGCTTTAGATCGAGAGAAACAAGCGACAATTAAGTTAGTACTCACTGGAGTAGATGGAGGAAAACCACCGAAATCGGGAactgtaaatattattataaacattatggATGTTAATGACAATAACCCAGTGTTCAGCCAACCTCTTTACAAAGTCaaactaaaagaaaatgttGCTGCTGGTACTAAAGTTACCTCTGTCTTTGCCACTGACTTGGATGAAGGAATAAATCGTGAAATCATGTACTCGTTTGTTGGtcatggaaaaaagaaagatcTATTTACCATTATCCCCGAGACTGGAGATATTGTTGTAAAAGGGCAAATTGATTACGAGGAGAATCCAGCTATTGAGTTACGAGTTCAAGCGAAGGATAAAGGCAGTCCACCAAAGAGCACACCATGTAAAGTTTTAATAGAAGTTATGGATGAAAATGATAATGCACCAGAGATAATTGTGACTCCCCTGCTGGAAAGTGTGAAAGAAGACACAAAGTCAGGAACTGCTGTTGCTTTAGTCACAGTGTCTGATAAAGATGGAGGTAAAAATGGCATTGTACACTGTGCTCTGAAAGGTTCGTTTCCTTTCAAACTGGAGACGTCATATAACAATCATTATTCTCTAGTGGTAGACGGACCTCTGGACAGAGAGAGTGTTTCTCAGTATAACATCACAATTACAGCTGCAGATGAAGGAACTCCGCCTCTTTCCAGCAGCACTGTTATAACTGTACATATCTCTGATGTTAATGACAATGCTCCACATTTCCCAGCACCCGTTATTAACGCTTTTCTAAGTGAGAATGGTCAAGCTGGAGGTCTCGTGACAAAAGTGACAGCTGATGATTCAGACACTGGTGAGAACGCAGAACTTTCATATTCACTGTTAGACAGTTCCAGCTCCAGTGTTCCTATAACAACACTGATGAATATAAACTCTTTGAGTGGAGAAATATTCAGTTTGCAATCATTTAATCACGAAGAAACAAAACGATTTCAGTTTGAAGTGATGGCAACAGACTCTGGTGTTCCTCCTCTGAGCAGTAATGTGACTGTAAATGCGTATATTCTGGATGAGAATGACAACAGTCCAGTTATTTTACCGCCTTATTCTGACCCTGGATCAGTTAATACTGAGAACATTCCCTACTCTGCTGAAGCGGGATACTTTGTAGCCAAGATCAGAGCTGTTGATGCTGACTCTGGATATAACGCTCTTCTGTCTTATCATATGAGTGAACCTAAAGGA